Proteins encoded by one window of Lutibacter sp. A64:
- the rhaM gene encoding L-rhamnose mutarotase — protein sequence MQRLAFKMKLNKGQKEAYTKRHNELWPELRQLLKDNGVSEYSIFLDEETSTLFAFQKVSGNGGSQDLVNNEIVKKWWKFMADIMEVNPDNSPISIPLEEVFYMP from the coding sequence ATGCAAAGATTAGCGTTTAAAATGAAATTAAATAAAGGCCAAAAGGAGGCTTATACTAAGCGTCATAATGAATTATGGCCAGAATTAAGGCAGCTATTGAAAGACAATGGTGTAAGCGAGTATTCTATTTTTTTAGATGAAGAAACAAGTACGTTATTTGCTTTTCAAAAAGTCTCTGGCAATGGTGGTTCTCAAGATTTAGTAAACAATGAAATTGTAAAAAAATGGTGGAAGTTTATGGCTGATATTATGGAGGTAAATCCAGATAATTCACCAATCTCTATTCCGTTAGAAGAAGTTTTTTATATGCCATAA
- a CDS encoding alpha-L-rhamnosidase produces the protein MHLKTIIYQVLFFFSFLGITSCAQNYIQKPNKLKLSEGFINPVGFYNPKPTFSWQIPLSDTNKSQTAYQIVVASSPDLLPNSADLWDSKKQQSEQSTWIQYKGKTLSSRQKVYWKVKYWNQNGQASTWSDINTFELGLLNNSDWKAKWTGLDTAKDSIKGVRKFLMHRPQYLRKSFDLPSNIESARLYITSKGIFDVHLNGEDVSDDVLAPGWTPYNKRIETLTYNVTDLLSSGKNAIAVELASGWHSGRISRGKAVYENFASPKILCQLEVTLKDGSKEIIVSDASWRGTTNGPIRLAGLYDGEVYNANLEMPNWTTNTFDDASWKDTEVEAIADSVKLAPKRHETVKTTAVLENVEIVSTTKSSVIFNMKQNMLGVPKVTVPMKKGDTLTIRFSEMLLSDGTFYTKNYRSAKSTDYYIAAKDGVIEYTPKFTFHGFQYIELSGYDNSVKPTTNWVKGLVQHSNFQKNGTFTSSHEKLNQLQSNITWGLRDNLLDIPTDCPQRDERLGWTGDAQVISPTAMYNYKMHAFWTAWLQSMRETQSEHDNGLVPFIIPDVLQNNRASSGWGDACVIIPWDIYNTTGDKTVLEENYEMGKKWVGYYQSKSNNYIPTIHSFRDWLQPYPEKGGKMGNRGDTPGSFVNAAYFAHSAHLVSKIAGVLGNIDDEKKYKNLYKEIALAFENKFFDKNGKYQNKKQTQTAYLLAIYFDLLQPETKIKAQKHLLETIKNADNHLGTGFLGTPILPKVLDDMGEIELMYKILFKETYPSWFYSINQGATTMWERWNSFSKANGYNPQSMNSLNHYAYGAVGQWMYERIAGLSAIEPGYKKLRIAPIPNTEFLNAAAASLNTSYGKASSSWKIENNTFNLDVVIPPNTTAEINIPYNTLDSLLVNGNIFKENSNIKLIDSEKMSIKILAQPGTYNFQTKF, from the coding sequence ATGCATCTAAAAACTATTATTTATCAAGTTCTCTTTTTTTTCTCTTTTTTAGGGATTACGTCTTGTGCTCAAAATTATATTCAAAAGCCAAATAAATTAAAACTATCAGAAGGTTTTATAAATCCAGTAGGGTTCTATAATCCAAAACCTACTTTTTCTTGGCAAATACCTCTTTCAGATACTAATAAAAGTCAAACAGCATACCAAATTGTAGTAGCAAGTTCACCTGATTTGTTGCCTAATAGCGCAGATTTATGGGATTCTAAAAAACAACAATCAGAGCAATCAACTTGGATACAATACAAAGGAAAAACATTAAGTTCTCGTCAAAAAGTATATTGGAAAGTAAAATACTGGAATCAAAACGGACAAGCTTCAACTTGGAGTGACATAAATACGTTTGAATTAGGTTTATTAAATAACAGCGATTGGAAAGCAAAATGGACAGGATTAGATACTGCAAAAGATAGTATAAAGGGCGTTAGAAAATTTTTAATGCACAGACCTCAATATTTAAGAAAAAGTTTTGATTTACCTTCTAACATTGAATCGGCTAGATTATACATTACTTCAAAAGGAATTTTTGATGTTCATTTAAATGGAGAAGATGTAAGTGATGATGTGTTAGCACCTGGCTGGACACCCTACAACAAACGTATTGAAACATTAACCTACAATGTTACAGATTTGTTGTCTTCGGGTAAAAATGCAATAGCTGTTGAATTGGCTTCAGGTTGGCATTCAGGAAGAATTAGTAGAGGAAAAGCAGTATACGAAAATTTTGCTTCACCAAAAATTTTATGTCAGTTAGAAGTAACCTTAAAAGATGGTTCTAAAGAAATAATTGTTTCTGACGCATCTTGGAGAGGAACTACAAATGGACCAATAAGATTAGCAGGCCTTTATGATGGTGAAGTATACAATGCCAATTTAGAAATGCCAAATTGGACAACAAATACGTTTGACGATGCATCTTGGAAAGATACAGAGGTAGAGGCCATAGCTGATAGTGTAAAACTGGCACCAAAACGTCATGAAACTGTTAAAACAACGGCGGTTTTAGAAAATGTAGAAATTGTATCAACTACAAAATCTTCTGTAATATTCAATATGAAACAAAATATGTTGGGTGTGCCAAAAGTAACCGTACCTATGAAAAAAGGGGATACACTTACAATTCGTTTTTCTGAAATGTTACTGTCTGATGGTACGTTTTATACAAAAAACTATCGTTCGGCAAAATCAACCGATTATTACATTGCTGCCAAAGATGGTGTTATTGAATATACACCAAAATTCACATTTCATGGGTTTCAATATATTGAGTTATCAGGGTATGACAACTCAGTAAAACCAACTACAAATTGGGTGAAAGGTTTGGTGCAACATTCTAATTTTCAAAAAAATGGAACATTTACTTCATCACATGAAAAATTAAATCAATTACAAAGCAATATTACTTGGGGGTTACGAGACAACCTTTTAGATATTCCTACAGATTGTCCGCAACGTGATGAACGTTTAGGTTGGACAGGAGATGCGCAAGTAATTTCGCCAACGGCAATGTACAATTATAAAATGCACGCGTTTTGGACAGCTTGGTTACAAAGTATGCGCGAAACACAATCTGAACATGATAATGGTTTGGTACCTTTTATTATACCAGATGTACTTCAAAATAATAGAGCTAGTTCTGGTTGGGGAGACGCCTGTGTAATTATTCCTTGGGATATTTACAACACTACAGGAGATAAAACCGTTTTGGAAGAAAATTACGAAATGGGAAAAAAATGGGTTGGGTACTACCAATCTAAATCAAATAATTATATACCAACTATACATTCTTTTAGAGATTGGTTGCAACCATACCCAGAAAAAGGCGGAAAAATGGGAAATAGAGGTGATACACCAGGAAGCTTTGTAAACGCGGCTTATTTTGCGCATTCAGCTCATTTGGTGTCTAAAATTGCAGGAGTTTTAGGCAATATTGATGATGAAAAAAAATACAAAAATTTGTATAAAGAAATAGCTTTAGCTTTTGAAAACAAGTTTTTTGATAAGAACGGGAAATATCAAAATAAAAAACAAACGCAAACCGCATATTTACTTGCCATTTATTTTGATTTATTACAACCAGAAACCAAAATAAAAGCGCAAAAACACTTGTTAGAAACTATTAAAAATGCTGATAACCATTTAGGAACCGGATTTTTAGGAACGCCAATTTTACCAAAAGTTTTAGATGATATGGGAGAGATTGAGTTGATGTATAAAATTTTGTTTAAAGAAACCTATCCTTCTTGGTTTTATTCTATCAATCAAGGCGCAACTACAATGTGGGAACGTTGGAATAGTTTCAGCAAAGCAAATGGTTACAATCCGCAAAGTATGAATAGTTTAAACCATTATGCGTATGGTGCTGTTGGGCAATGGATGTATGAACGTATTGCTGGACTTTCGGCGATAGAACCTGGTTATAAAAAACTAAGAATTGCACCAATACCAAATACTGAATTTTTGAATGCAGCAGCTGCTAGTTTAAATACATCTTACGGAAAAGCATCTTCTTCTTGGAAAATAGAAAACAATACATTTAATTTAGATGTAGTTATTCCGCCAAATACCACTGCAGAAATAAATATTCCGTATAATACTTTAGATAGTTTATTGGTAAACGGAAATATTTTCAAAGAAAATTCAAATATAAAATTGATAGATTCAGAAAAAATGTCAATCAAAATTTTGGCACAACCAGGAACATATAATTTTCAAACTAAATTTTAA